In a single window of the Anguilla rostrata isolate EN2019 chromosome 4, ASM1855537v3, whole genome shotgun sequence genome:
- the angptl3 gene encoding angiopoietin-related protein 3 produces MRLVCLLTLLLTALTCAFPGKNVEEEELTVAEEPTSTKSRFAMLDDVRLLANGLLQLGQSLREFVHKTKGQINDIFQKLNIFDRSFYQLSVVTSEIKESEEELKKTTSYLKNNNEEIKNLSLEINTKINSIMQERSQLQSKVWGLEERLSGLSESLLSKEQLSEISTLKEVIITQERSITDLLKAVREQHEQLNYHKNKIKSLEDKLNFASFQDTTEQKEDSNLEAPNIFQYLTNNSTSASIVTNGLPIDCNEIFNKGERNSGIYPIKPNQSKPFNVYCEFTAEGASTVIQRRQDGSVDFDQTWEKYEEGFGDLEKEFWLGLKKIYSIARQNDSDILQIKLEDWNEQKRSVEYQFSLQGPDSNYTLHLTHLSGNLPNAMTNHTGMKFSTKDRDNDNHTDINCAQSYTGGWWFNACGETNLNGNYIWVRPMGRMVRRRGICWKPERGHSYHLKSTKISIRHTPEAISFR; encoded by the exons ATGAGGCTGGTCTGTCTGCTGACGCTGCTGCTAACTGCCTTGACTTGCGCTTTCCCCGGAAAGAATGTCGAGGAGGAAGAGCTGACCGTTGCCGAGGAACCAACGAGCACCAAGTCTCGCTTTGCCATGCTGGACGACGTGCGTCTCCTGGCCAACgggctgctgcagctggggcAAAGCTTGAGAGAGTTCGTCCACAAGACCAAGGGCCAGATCAACGACATATTCCAGAAGCTCAACATTTTCGACCGGTCCTTCTACCAGCTGTCCGTGGTCACCAGCGAGATcaaggagagcgaggaggagctgaagaagaCCACCAGCTACCTCAAGAACAACAACGAGGAGATCAAGAACCTGTCGCTGGAGATCAACACCAAGATCAACAGCATCATGCAGGAGCGCAGTCAGCTGCAGAGCAAGGTGTGGGGGCTGGAGGAGAGGCTGAGCGGACTATCCGAGAGCCTGCTCTCTAAAGAGCAGCTGTCCGAGATCTCCACTCTCAAG GAAGTGATCATCACCCAGGAGAGGAGCATCACAGATCTGCTGAAGGCGGTTAGGGAGCAGCATGAACAGCTCAACTACCATAAGAACAAGATCAAGAGCTTGGAAGACAAG CTGAACTTTGCTTCATTCCAAGACACTACTGAACAAAAAGAAGATTCAAACCTAGAGGCACCTAACATTTTTCAATACCTAACAAATAATTCAACAAGTGCCAGCATTGTTACAAATG GTCTTCCTATTGACTGCAATGAAATTTTCAacaaaggagagagaaacagtggaATATACCCCATCAAGCCAAATCAGTCCAAGCCTTTCAACGTGTACTGTGAATTTACTGCAG AAGGAGCATCTACAGTCATCCAGCGCAGACAGGACGGCTCTGTGGATTTTGACCAGACTTGGGAAAAGTATGAAGAAGGATTTGGGGACCTTGAGA AAGAGTTCTGGCTGGGCTTAAAGAAGATCTACTCCATCGCTAGACAAAATGACTCGGATATCCTCCAGATCAAGCTGGAAGACTGGAACGAGCAGAAGCGCTCTGTAGAGTACCAGTTCAGCCTGCAGGGCCCAGACTCCAACTACACACTTCACCTGACGCATCTGTCTGGCAACCTGCCCAACGCCATGACCAACCACACTGGCATGAAGTTCTCCACCAAGGACCGCGACAATGACAACCACACGGACATCAACTGCGCCCAAAGCTACACAG GTGGATGGTGGTTCAATGCCTGCGGAGAAACCAATTTGAATGGGAACTACATCTGGGTGAGGCCGATGGGCCGAATGGTTCGGAGGAGGGGGATCTGCTGGAAACCCGAGAGGGGGCATTCCTACCACCTTAAATCCACCAAGATCTCAATCCGCCACACGCCTGAAGCCATCAGCTTCCGCTAG
- the atg4c gene encoding cysteine protease ATG4C — MENKETDEVEKLKTKFMSAWHNVKYSWVLKSKTCFSRNSPVFILGKCYHFKAEDAESPLASSGSYIDGDLVTADVEAFRRDFASRIWLTYREEFPALRGSALTSDCGWGCALRAGQMMLAQALLLHFLGRDWTWSESLNLPTLDTESWTSSVARKLVASLEASLPGERPPGPDPRPLAQARAQEAHVHQGEAYHRTVLSWFGDSPAAQLGMHRLVEHGRSSGKQAGDWYGPSVVAHILRKAVEEAADPELRGITVYVAQDCTVYCADVIDSHGQRDQQRPDAGAGAGGRAVIILVPVRLGGEKTNPEYFDFVKGILSLEYCVGIIGGKPKQAYYFVGFQDDSLIYMDPHYCQSFVDVSTSDFPLESFHCPSPKKMPFSKMDPSCTIGFYSRSVQDFEKISEELAKVLRPSAKEKYPAFTFMKGHGQDYDLSGPPALQRKERPFPGASRRPGAMAGDFVLL, encoded by the exons ATGGAGAATAAGGAGACAGACGAGGTtgagaaattaaaaacaaaattcatgtcAGCTTGGCACAATGTGAAATACA GTTGGGTTCTTAAATCAAAGACATGCTTTAGCAGAAATTCTCCAGTTTTCATACTGGGAAAATGTTACCACTTCAAGGCTGAAG ATGCAGAGAGCCCCTTGGCGAGCAGCGGCAGTTACATTGATGGGGATCTTGTCACCGCTGACGTGGAGGCGTTCCGCAGGGACTTTGCGTCCCGCATCTGGCTGACCTACAGGGAGGAGTTTCCCGCCCTGCGCGGCTCTGCCCTCACCTCGGACTGCGGCTGGGGCTGCGCTCTCCGAGCGGGGCAGATGATGTTAGCGCAAGCCCTGCTCCTCCACTTCCTGGGCAGAG ACTGGACGTGGTCGGAGTCCCTGAACCTGCCGACGCTGGACACGGAGTCGTGGACCAGCAGCGTGGCGCGGAAGCTGGTGGCTTCCCTGGAGGCGTCGCTGCCGGGAGAGAGGCCCCCCGGCCCGGACCCCCGCCCCCTGGCGCAGGCCCGAGCACAGGAGGCCCACGTCCACCAGGGGGAGGCGTACCACCGCACGGTGCTCTCCTGGTTCGGGGACAGCCCCGCCGCGCAGCTGGGCATGCACAGGCTGGTGGAGCACGGCCGGTCGTCCGGGAAACAGGCCGGGGACTGGTACGGGCCCTCTGTGGTGGCGCACATTCTGAG AAAAGCCGTGGAGGAGGCAGCAGACCCTGAATTGCGAGGCATAACCGTTTACGTTGCTCAGGATTGCACAG TCTACTGTGCCGATGTTATCGATAGCCACGGGCAGCGGGATCAACAGAGGCCGGACGccggcgcgggggcggggggccgaGCCGTCATCATCCTCGTCCCCGTCAGACTCGGGGGCGAGAAGACCAACCCGGAGTACTTTGACTTTGTCAAG GGCATTCTAAGTCTGGAGTACTGTGTAGGCATTATTGGGGGGAAGCCCAAGCAAGCCTACTACTTTGTGGGATTTCAAG ATGACAGCTTGATTTACATGGATCCTCATTACTGTCAGTCTTTTGTGGATGTCAGCACAAGCGATTTCCCTCTAGAG TCCTTCCATTGCCCATCGCCAAAGAAGATGCCCTTCAGTAAAATGGACCCAAGCTGCACAATAGGGTTTTACTCCAGAAGCGTTCAGGACTTTGAGAAAATCAGTGAAGAACTGGCAAAG gtCCTGAGGCCATCGGCGAAAGAGAAATACCCGGCGTTCACCTTTATGAAAGGTCACGGACAGGATTATGACCTCTCGGGTCCGCCGGCCCTCCAGCGCAAAGAGCGGCCCTTCCCAGGAGCCTCGAGGAGGCCGGGAGCCATGGCGGGAGACTTCGTGTTGCTGTGA